The segment ACTTTACTTTTCCTGCAATTGTCAACGTTTTTCCACTTCCTGCACCCGCAAGAATTAAATTATTTGATTCATCTATCACGACAGCTTTTCTCTGCTGATCATCAAGGGACTTTCCATCTATATTGGAGAAGAAAGAATCGTTTTGCTTTAGTTCTCTTTGAACATATTCTTTATTCCATTTCACAATGCGTTTATCTAGGTGAGAATATACTTGATTAAACTGATTCAAGGTGTTACTTGAAGAGTTTTTAATACAAGACTCATAGAATACTTTGTATTTCATCATTATTTCTTTTCTCGATGTGTCTGTAAAATATTCTTTTTTTCGATTTTCAATTTCCTGTAAAAAGCTTAATGCAATTGGTATTTGTTTTTTTAACCGTTTCTTTTTAATTAGACTAATAAAGAGATAGCCTATTAAGATAGTAAATACTAGTAAAAATATCTCCATTGTCCATCTCCCGAAAAATATGTAATTTAGTTTATTATATAATCTACTTATAAGTGAAATTACTCAAAATATTCCAATATTAATGTGATAATATTATCACAATACTCCCTCATTGTGGAAATATAAAATTTAATATCTAGAGAGTAATGTAGTAGTTTATAAAGTTCAGATAAATAAAAAATGGTTTCTTTTTGAGTGACAAAAAACTAAGATAGAATGGATAATTAATTGAAACACTAAGGTACAAATGAAAAATGCCTTACATCTTTTAAAAAGGTGCAAGGCATTTAACTATAGGTTAAACATTCATGAGTTTGACTACTTGGCAGCTTCTTCTCTATACTCAACGCTCTTTAAAAATTCCCCTACTCGTTCTTGTGATTCTTCAAGTGAGGTCGGATTTGCACTTCATATTTTTCTAGCAAGGTAAACAACTTCCCATCAATTTCTTTTCCTTCATTTGAAACTCTTTTCGTACTTGTTTCAGTGCGTCTTTTGGCTGAAATGGCATGATAAAAATCCTCCTCAAAACTTGCTTGGCGTTTTATTATCTTAGTTTATGACTTATACAAGTTGATCTTGATCAACTCTATTAGTTGATCAATCTCATCTTTCTTATGAATTTTAATATCCGGTACATTTACATCTTTGCCTAAATCAAATCCCTTTTTCTGTAAAAGTTCGCGATTCAAAATACTATTAAAAATCACAACATGAATATGGTCATGGTTTCGTCTAGGGGCAGCAGATAATAAGCGCTTTTTTGGTTTACTGGAAAAGTAATAATTAAGAACCCCATATCCCTTATTTGGTGATGGGTGTTCACTTATTAATTTAGCAATTTCATCTTGTATTAAACGTTCCTCTAAATACTCCATCAATATTTCAGAATTTTTTGTTGCCTGATAAATCTTTTTTGTTTCAGAAGAATTCCAACGGATGTTATATAGCATTAATTTGTACCTCCAATTAATTTATACAAGCCTCTTCCGATTCTTTCAAAATCATTATAAACAACGGCATGATGTTTAGCGGCATTTATACAACATTTCGATACAATGTGAGTTCGAATAGTTGATTCTGAGTATGTAGATTTCCCTTGTCGCATAGTATCAATTACTTCTCGAACTATAAACTCGTTACTCCCCTTCTCTTGTATGATGTGGCGAACTGCCGATAATATTTCATCCCTGCAAGTTAGACTTTTCTTTGGTAGGGTAGATATGAAATTATTTGAGTTTGTGCTTCTGTTCGTATGCGTCAAGTTTCTTTTCCCCCTAGAAATATTCCAAATTGGTTTTAGCTTCATGATTAATTCTCTTTCAACTTCAAACCTATTATTCGTTTCGTAAAAGTAAATCTTAACTTTTTCGTTAGCAACTTCATAGATTTTATTATTGATTCTACAATTAGTCGATTGTCCACCAATAAAACAGTTTCTAGGTGAAATATTTCCATAACCTGAATTAAATCGTTTCGATAGATTCTCACATTCCCCCAGATATGTAATATCATCATTTATCTTTAGTAGATAAACGCCTTCTTTTATAGACTTTGTGGAAATCGTGAAACTGCAAAATGGACCTTGCCCATACTGATGTAAGGCAAGACTTTCATTATTATTAAACATATTTTGAGGAAAAAATGTTTGAATTTCATCATGAGAATTTTTCTTTGGTGTTATAAAACAAATAAAGTTAAAGCTAAAATCACTGATTTGTATAGTATCCACTTAATTTCCCTCCTAAAATTGAATATTCTATCTTAGTCAATTCAGAGTAGCACATCCAAATTAATACAGATAGGTATCGGAGTGTTGTGTTTGATTGCTGTGTGTGTACCATTATCGCTTTATAATGTTCTTCTCGCAGGAAAAGGAATAAACAATAACCTACAATTTAACAGTGTATATTTTCTTGTTTTAGTACTACAATAAGAACAAGTGTTCTTGAAGGAGGGATTAAAATGTATGAAAATATGCCAAATAAGCAGGTTGCCTGTATAGATATGAAAAGCTTCTACGCCAGCTGCGCGGCTGCTGATCAAGGTTTAGACGTGTTGAAAACACCTATTGCTGTAGTCGGTAACTTGGAGCGAAAAGGGAGTATCGTTTTAGCTGCATCTCCACTGATGAAGAAAATGGGCGTCAAAACAGGGACTAGACTATATGAAATTCCTGATCACCCATCTAATGTGTTAATTGAACCCAAAATGGATTTTTTCGTTCGTATTTCAATGGAAATTGCCCGATTACTGGGTGAATATGTACCGAAAGAAGCGATTCACGTCTATTCAATCGACGAAATATTTTTTGATTTAAAAGGGACTGAGCATATTTGGGGACCTATAGAAACCACAATTAAACGAATACAAGATGAATTAATGGAATTGTTTCAACTTCCTTCAGCGGTTGGTATGGGACCCAACATGTTAATGAGTAAATTGGCTTTGGATTTAGAGGCGAAAAAAACAGGGTTTGCAAAATGGGAATTTCAAGACGTGCCAACCAAACTATGGCCAATTAGTCCTCTTAGTGACATGTGGGGAATCGGCTCACGTACTGAAAAGACGTTGAATTCCATGGGAATTTTCTCTGTAGGCGATTTAGCACATACGGATTTGAACGTGTTGGAAGAAAAGTTCGGCATTATGGGGAATCAACTGTATCATCACGCATGGGGAATTGACTTGTCTGAAATGGGTGCACCACTTATCGAAGGTCAGGTTAGTTATGGAAAAGGACAAATTTTATATCGGGATTACAACACAAAAAAGGATGTAATGGCTGTAGTTCTTGAAATGTGTGAAGATATTGCTCGTCGTACACGTGAAGCTGGCAAAGCAGGACGTACAGTCAGTCTGAGTATTGGGTACAGCAAAGACGCTTTTGGCGGTGGTTTTAGTCGTTCACGATCCATAGTTGAAGGGACGAACGATACGATGAAGATTTATCGTGTGTGTAATGAACTCTTTGATGAATTTTATGACGGACGCCCTACACGTCAAATATCTGTGTCCATTTCAAAATTAGAAGATGAAAACAGCATGCAACTTAGCCTTTTTGAAGCCAATAAGTGGCGTAACCGGAAATTAGGATCTGCGATGGATGCGATTCGAAGTAAATATGGTTCCACTGCACTATTAAGGGCTGTATCCTACACAGATGCAGGTACAGCACGCCAACGAGATAAATTAATTGGCGGTCATAAAGCAGAATAAAATCATTGCAACTAAATCTTACTGCGTTTGTTAAGTATCGATAATGAAGATAAACGGAATAAAAAAACACCTTCAGCATAAATTTGCAGAAGGCGTATTTTTTCAATCTAAGTAAATATGGATTTTCTGAGGGTTTATTACTCTTCTATTCACAAACACAAAATTCTCATATGCGGCGTACTACTTCTCAATTTAGTCACTGTGTTTATACTTTTTCAATAACATCGAACTGCCACTACTCCAACTAGTGGTTGAAACCTTTTGTATAAGAATTGCTAGTATTACTCCTGCTATAGCAAACATATCTGTTTTCCATCCGTCATCAAGTAATAATAGAGAAGTGACTACTAGAAATACCCTTGGTATAGCTTTCCATCTCATCAATAGGTATCCCTCGATTCCTGCAACGAGACAACAAACGCCTAGTATTGCTGTGAAAATAGCTATTACAATACTTGCAGTGCTTCCTTGTAATAATAAGCTAGGTGAAAAAACGAATATAAAAGGAATAATATACGCTAATATTCCTAACCTGAAAGCAGTAATACCAGTTTTGTTTGGATCGGACTTTGCAATTGCTGCAGCTGCATAAGCTGTAATTGCAACAGGTGGTGTTAACGCTGCTATTGTTGAGAAGAAGAACAAGAACATATGAGCACCAATAGGCGTTACCCCTAAATCAACTAAAGGAGGAACAACAATTGCGACTAAAATAATATAGACAGCAGTAGGTGGCATGCCGAATCCCAAAACTATAGTAATAAGCATTGTTAGTAGTAATGCAAGAAGTA is part of the Paenisporosarcina antarctica genome and harbors:
- a CDS encoding GIY-YIG nuclease family protein; the encoded protein is MDTIQISDFSFNFICFITPKKNSHDEIQTFFPQNMFNNNESLALHQYGQGPFCSFTISTKSIKEGVYLLKINDDITYLGECENLSKRFNSGYGNISPRNCFIGGQSTNCRINNKIYEVANEKVKIYFYETNNRFEVERELIMKLKPIWNISRGKRNLTHTNRSTNSNNFISTLPKKSLTCRDEILSAVRHIIQEKGSNEFIVREVIDTMRQGKSTYSESTIRTHIVSKCCINAAKHHAVVYNDFERIGRGLYKLIGGTN
- a CDS encoding Y-family DNA polymerase, coding for MYENMPNKQVACIDMKSFYASCAAADQGLDVLKTPIAVVGNLERKGSIVLAASPLMKKMGVKTGTRLYEIPDHPSNVLIEPKMDFFVRISMEIARLLGEYVPKEAIHVYSIDEIFFDLKGTEHIWGPIETTIKRIQDELMELFQLPSAVGMGPNMLMSKLALDLEAKKTGFAKWEFQDVPTKLWPISPLSDMWGIGSRTEKTLNSMGIFSVGDLAHTDLNVLEEKFGIMGNQLYHHAWGIDLSEMGAPLIEGQVSYGKGQILYRDYNTKKDVMAVVLEMCEDIARRTREAGKAGRTVSLSIGYSKDAFGGGFSRSRSIVEGTNDTMKIYRVCNELFDEFYDGRPTRQISVSISKLEDENSMQLSLFEANKWRNRKLGSAMDAIRSKYGSTALLRAVSYTDAGTARQRDKLIGGHKAE